TTTAATTAAACAAATGTACAGTTTTATATCACCAAAAAAAACTATCACTTGTTTCTAACTATTTAATCTTTATTTTTGACTTGAATTTTACTTGCATTCAATGAATTTTCAAACTAAAATCTCTTTAAAAAAACAACAACTAAATCAAATTAACTATGATTCTAAGTTACTATTACTAGGTTCTTGTTTTTCAGAAAATATAGGGGAAAAATTATCTTATTATAAATTTCAATCAGCGGTAAATCCATTTGGTATTTTATTTCACCCAAAAGCTATTGAAAACTTAGTATTAGATGCAATAAATGAAAAAGTATACACAGATGATGATCTTTTTTTTCACAACGAACGCTGGCATTGTTTTAACGTACATTCTAAGCTAAGTTCTACTGATAAAAATAAAATCACAAACAGTTTAAATAACGCCAACAATAACACTTACAAGCAATTAAAAAACGCAACACACATTATAATAACACTAGGTACTTCTTGGGTTTATAGATTTATCGAAACTGATAGCCTAGTTGCTAACTGCCATAAAATTCCTCAGAAAAAATTCTTAAAAGAAATTTTATCCATAAACGAAATTACTGCATCTATAGAAATCATTATTTCGCTCATAAAATCAGTAAATAAAAATGTAAATATACTTTTCACCGTCTCTCCCGTTAGACATCTAAAAGATGGTTTCATTGAAAATCAACGAAGTAAATCTCATTTACTTTCAGCTATTCACAATATAATAGAGCCTAGAGAAAACACCTACTACTTTCCTTCTTATGAAATTATGATGGATGAATTACGAGATTACCGTTTTTACGCTGAAGATATGATTCACCCAAATAAAACTGCTATTAATTATATTTGGGATAAATTCTTTACTTCTTGGACATCTGAAGAAACTCAACAAACAATGAGCAAAGTAGCAATAATTCAAAAAGGATTAACACATCGTTCTTTTAACCCTACATCCGAAGCTCATTTAAAGTTTCTAAACAATCTTCAACAAAAAAAGGAAACACTTGTTAAAGCATTTCCTTTTATGAAATTTTAATTCTGAATTTTATTTTGCCAAGTATTGATCTACATTTTGCCAAGGTCCACCGTTAATCACATCAATTCCATGACTTGATAAAAACTCTGCTGCCTGACCACTTCTTCCTCCACTTTTACAAACAGCAATTACTGGTTTATCCCAAGATTTAACTTCTTCTACACTTGAAGGTATAACCGTTAAAACAATATGTTTTGCACCTTCAGAATGCCCTTCATTCCACTCTGGTAAAGTACGCACATCTAAAACTACAGCTCCTTTACTTAAATATTCTTGTATTTCGTTTGTCATATTTTTCTTTCTAAATAAATTAAATAACCCCATTCGTTTTACTATTATTGAGTCAGCAAATTTAAACCGTTTTCAATTAAAGCTTTGTAACTCTTGTTACTTTTTAACTCTTCTAAATAATTTTTCAGTTCGTTTTTAATTGAATAGTTATTAGCCAAAGCTAATTCAAATAATTCTAAGGGCAACAACCAATCAGTAGCATATTCACTTTTTAAAGTTTTAAAAATAATTACGACCTTCTCTTCAGTAACCGCTTTCTCTACTCTACTTCTTCTAACATCATCATACATTACATACAACTTGTTATCTGATTCTGTATACTGAATTTTATCTGTTTTTGTTTCTGAAACTTTTCCTAAATCACCAAATGAATCTACATCCGCAGGTCCAGAATAAGCCGACACCAATTCTTTACCTATTGCCATATCATAAATACCCCACTCTGGTCTAAACAATACTTGCTCTTTATAGGTAACTGTACAATCTTTTAAAGAGACTATTAAAATTTTCCCCCTTAAATCACGAGTACCCGTTATTACCTTTCCGTTAACAATTACTCCACTCTCAAACTCCAACATCATTTCTTCGCCTTCATAAATTCCGTAGGCTTTTAAATCTCGTGGACTCATATCTTCAATATGCAGATTAATCCCTTTTAACTTTCCTACTGGACTACCAAAACCTTCTGCATGATACCTAATACCATGACCTATTAACTCTTTATCTCTATTAGATAAAGCTGTTGGCCCTGTAGTTTGTATATAAGCTACTTTTCCTTTTTTATCTTCTATTACATTAGTAAAAGCACCCGAAATTTGCACTCCAGTACTTAATTCTACAGTTCCTAAATTTTTAGAATCTATTAATTTATGAACACCTTTTAGTCCTCCTGTTCTAAGCGCCATCGTATTTGCAAATTCATTTAAAACCAAGCTTAAATACGCAAAGTTTGGTGTTACAAATAATTGAGGTTGTGGTTTTGTAATATCAAAACTAACCGTTGCTGCTTCAATACAATAAGGCACCTTTTTAACCTCCTCTTTCATACACCCCATACTCTCTCCTATAGATGAAAGTAACCCAGCTCCATATATCTTAGGTTCATCAACAGCTCCTATCAAACCATATTCAACAGTCCACCAATGCAAGTTTCTTATTTGTGCCATTTCTGACAATTCTCCCATATTATCTTGCAACCATTCTACTTTTTCTTGTGCATCATCAATTTCTTTTTGAGTTGAATTTGGATTCTCTTTTAAAATAGATAATAACCGAATAGCTTCATACATTTCATAATCTTTCGATGATGAAATTGCTTTAGATCCTATTTCACCAAATCGACGTAAATACTCAGAATACTCAGGGTTTGCTATAATTGGGGCATGACCTGCAGCTTCATGAATAATATCTGGTGCTGGTGTATATTCTATATGATTTATGGTACGCATATCTGAAGCAATTACCAATACATTATAGGCTTGGAACTCCATAAATGCATTTGGCGGAATAAAACCATCTACCGAAACCGCAGCCCAACCAATATCTTTTAAAATACGGTTCATACCTGCCATATATGGGATATCCTCAACAGAAACACCTGTTTTCTCTAATCCTTTTAAGTAAGAAGCGTGTGCTACTTTACCTAAATAATCAACATTCATACGCATTACATAACGCCAAACCGCTTGGTTTTGTGCTGTATACTCGTTATAAGGCTGCTTTACTACGAATTTATGTAAATGCTTAGGTAGTTTCTTCGTGATTTCATTTAATTCAAAATGAGATTCCATATAGTTGTTTGTTTTGCTGGGTAAATTTAAGTTTTTTATAGTTCACAAAAAATCCATATTCGTTAAATTATATATTTTGTACTTTTACCTTTATCACAAAAACTAAGAATAGAAATATGAGAAATCGCGGAAATTTAAAAATTAGGTTTTTAATTGGTGCAGCAATTGCATTGTTCGCTTTGGTAAAGTATTGTTCTAACGCAGAAACAAACCCTTACACAGGTAAAAAGCAACATATTTCTATTTCACCAAAACAAGAAATTGCAATTGGTTTAAGTAGTGCTCCACAAATGGCACAACAGCATGGTGGATTACACCCTAGTCAGAAGTACCAGGATTTGGTAGATAAAATTGGCGCAAAATTATTAAGAAATAGTATTGCTAAAGAATCTGGCTATCCTTTTGATTTTCATTTACTGAAAGACGAAAGATCAATTAATGCATTTGCTTTACCTGGCGGACAAGTATTTATCACCTTTGCGTTGTTTTCGAAATTAAAAAATGAAGATCAATTAGCGGGCGTTTTAGGTCATGAAATTGGTCATGTTATCGGTCGTCACTCTGCCGCCCGTATGGCCAAACAAGATTTAACACAGGGTTTACTCTCAGGAGCCTCTGTTGGGTTTGACCCTAGTACCGCCCAAGGAATGGCTTCTATAGCTAATGTAATTAACATGAAATATGGTAGAGGTGATGAATTAGAGAGTGATGATTTAGGTGTTAAATTAATGGTAGATGCAGGCTATAACCCTGAAAGTTTAATTGGCGTCATGAAAATTTTAAAACAAGCAGCAGGTCCAAATAGAACACCTGAATTTCAAAGCACACACCCAGATCCTGAAAATAGAATTGAAAAAATTAAAGAAGCTATTCGTAAGTATCGTAAATAACTGCAAACGTCATTACGAACAAAGTGAAGTAATCTTAAACTTGTTTAATTGATATTTACAGATTGCTTCATACCTCGCAATGACAGATTAGAGAATAATTCTGTAACATTTCTAATAAAAAAGCTACTTATAAATATAACTTTAAATTAATAGCTATGAGTTTTGGAGGTGCATCATATATGATTACAAGTTTAAAGAATAATAAAAGAAATCGAAAGAATGCTTTTTAAAAATTTAGAACGCTACCAAAAAGACCATAAAGGTTAACTACATCTTAATAAACTCATTACAGACAAGGAACTGAAAAAAATTAGACTTCGAATAAGAAAACAAAAAAGAAATTCCTTAATTAAAAACATCGTGCTCTTAATTTTCGCCTTTCTATTTCTATACTTTCTTGTTGGTTTCGTTATTTTTTAAAACACTATAGTACACAAGCTATTTTGTGTAACATCTACAAAAATGTAAATAAGCCTAGCCCTGATTGAAGCGTTTGTTTGAGCTCTTTTTTATTTTTCTTAAAAAAAGCGAGTGCGGAAAGCGGGAAATAGCTTCACCTTATTTATAGCAAACAATCGGTTTCGTTATTTTTTAAAAAAGAGGTGAAAATCTTTCTTACTTTTGTTTTTTAACACACAACAAATGAACAAGAAAGTAATTTTAATGATATTAGATGGCTGGGGAATT
This genomic stretch from Tenacibaculum sp. Bg11-29 harbors:
- a CDS encoding aromatic amino acid hydroxylase, which encodes MESHFELNEITKKLPKHLHKFVVKQPYNEYTAQNQAVWRYVMRMNVDYLGKVAHASYLKGLEKTGVSVEDIPYMAGMNRILKDIGWAAVSVDGFIPPNAFMEFQAYNVLVIASDMRTINHIEYTPAPDIIHEAAGHAPIIANPEYSEYLRRFGEIGSKAISSSKDYEMYEAIRLLSILKENPNSTQKEIDDAQEKVEWLQDNMGELSEMAQIRNLHWWTVEYGLIGAVDEPKIYGAGLLSSIGESMGCMKEEVKKVPYCIEAATVSFDITKPQPQLFVTPNFAYLSLVLNEFANTMALRTGGLKGVHKLIDSKNLGTVELSTGVQISGAFTNVIEDKKGKVAYIQTTGPTALSNRDKELIGHGIRYHAEGFGSPVGKLKGINLHIEDMSPRDLKAYGIYEGEEMMLEFESGVIVNGKVITGTRDLRGKILIVSLKDCTVTYKEQVLFRPEWGIYDMAIGKELVSAYSGPADVDSFGDLGKVSETKTDKIQYTESDNKLYVMYDDVRRSRVEKAVTEEKVVIIFKTLKSEYATDWLLPLELFELALANNYSIKNELKNYLEELKSNKSYKALIENGLNLLTQ
- a CDS encoding M48 family metalloprotease is translated as MRNRGNLKIRFLIGAAIALFALVKYCSNAETNPYTGKKQHISISPKQEIAIGLSSAPQMAQQHGGLHPSQKYQDLVDKIGAKLLRNSIAKESGYPFDFHLLKDERSINAFALPGGQVFITFALFSKLKNEDQLAGVLGHEIGHVIGRHSAARMAKQDLTQGLLSGASVGFDPSTAQGMASIANVINMKYGRGDELESDDLGVKLMVDAGYNPESLIGVMKILKQAAGPNRTPEFQSTHPDPENRIEKIKEAIRKYRK
- a CDS encoding GSCFA domain-containing protein, with translation MNFQTKISLKKQQLNQINYDSKLLLLGSCFSENIGEKLSYYKFQSAVNPFGILFHPKAIENLVLDAINEKVYTDDDLFFHNERWHCFNVHSKLSSTDKNKITNSLNNANNNTYKQLKNATHIIITLGTSWVYRFIETDSLVANCHKIPQKKFLKEILSINEITASIEIIISLIKSVNKNVNILFTVSPVRHLKDGFIENQRSKSHLLSAIHNIIEPRENTYYFPSYEIMMDELRDYRFYAEDMIHPNKTAINYIWDKFFTSWTSEETQQTMSKVAIIQKGLTHRSFNPTSEAHLKFLNNLQQKKETLVKAFPFMKF
- a CDS encoding rhodanese-like domain-containing protein, which gives rise to MTNEIQEYLSKGAVVLDVRTLPEWNEGHSEGAKHIVLTVIPSSVEEVKSWDKPVIAVCKSGGRSGQAAEFLSSHGIDVINGGPWQNVDQYLAK